Proteins from one Impatiens glandulifera chromosome 2, dImpGla2.1, whole genome shotgun sequence genomic window:
- the LOC124926059 gene encoding uncharacterized protein LOC124926059, which produces MSAIVCGKRSFFEELPSPSVSKRIRRSPSSPIRLSPTRTAAGSSSSYLSAIDHLSSLFPEMDKQLLERALKECDDDLDLAIRSLNDLRLGSAESMDPAGGKPEATSEIKVQLQASGDQVPASKDPVTINGADWVELFVVEMKNASNMDDARNRASRALEVFEKSVISRSTAQAAQTFQQENSILKEQLEGLIYENGILKRAVSIQHERQKEYEDRSREMHHLKQMLSQYQEQLRTLEVNNYALTMHLKQAQQNSSISGHFNPDVF; this is translated from the exons ATGTCTGCAATCGTGTGCGGCAAGAGATCGTTCTTCGAGGAACTCCCATCTCCGTCCGTCTCCAAGAGAATTCGCCGTTCTCCTTCGTCTCCTATCCGGCTTTCCCCAACGAGGACTGCAGCTGGCTCCTCTTCATCTTATCTGTCGGCCATTGATCATCTCTCGTCTCTCTTCCCTGAAATGGACAAACAG CTTCTTGAAAGGGCGCTTAAAGAATGTGACGATGATCTTGACCTGGCCATTAGAAGTTTGAATGACCTACGGTTGGGGTCAGCTGAGAGCATGGACCCAGCTGGAGGAAAACCCGAAGCTACATCTGAAATTAAGGTTCAATTACAAGCTTCAG GTGATCAGGTGCCTGCTAGTAAGGATCCAGTTACCATCAATGGTGCAGACTGGGTTGAGCTTTTTGTAGTGGAAATGAAGAACGCTTCCAATATGGATGATGCCAGAAATCGTGCATCTCGAGCTCTCGAGGTGTTTGAAAAATCCGTGATTTCTCGTTCAACTGCCCAAGCAGCCCAAACCTTCCAGCAG GAGAATAGCATACTGAAGGAACAACTTGAAGGACTAATTTATGAGAATGGAATACTGAAACGTGCAGTATCCATTCAGCATGAGCGACAAAAAGAATACGAAGACAGGAGTCGGGAGATGCACCATCTCAAGCAGATGTTGTCCCAATACCAGGAGCAGCTTAGGACTCTTGAG GTGAACAACTACGCACTTACAATGCACCTCAAGCAGGCTCAGCAAAACAGTTCTATTTCGGGCCATTTCAATCCGGATGTCTTCTAG
- the LOC124924072 gene encoding serine/threonine-protein kinase PBL34-like, translated as MEKRCGCWSVFRCGFRRNCKSSPNKDSANPIPRTSLVYDAGIETRYLNASNREMCVPGETNNSSSDNTNNIPEQVGSRAPCKLLEFTYQELKSATGNFRPDSILGEGGFGYVFKGWIDENGTGPAKPGSGITVAVKSLKPDGLQGHREWVAEVDFLGQLHHPNLVKLIGYCIEDDQRLLVYEFMTRGSLENHLFRRSIPLSWFNRMKIALGAAKGLAFLHGGPEPVIYRDFKTSNILLDSEYNAKLSDFGLAKAGPQGDNTHVSTRIVGTYGYAAPEYVMTGHLTSKSDVYSFGVVLLEILTGKRSMDKKRPSGEQNLVTWAKPQLTDKRRIYQIVDPRLELHYSLKGSQKVAQLALSCLSRDLKSRPSMEEVVKVLTSVLDLNDFAISSYHSRQAHQTIRRKKKPNYNNQARTIRDSPVTAKQHCR; from the exons ATGGAGAAGAGATGTGGGTGTTGGTCAGTGTTCAGGTGCGGTTTCAGAAGGAACTGTAAATCTTCTCCAAACAAAGACTCTGCGAATCCCATCCCCAGAACAAGTCTTGTTTATGATGCAG GTATAGAGACAAGATACCTAAATGCAAGTAACAGGGAGATGTGTGTTCCTGGTGAAACTAATAATAGTTCTTCTGATAACACCAATAATATTCCAGAGCAAGTGGGAAGCAGAGCTCCTTGCAAGCTTCTCGAGTTTACTTATCAGGAGCTCAAATCTGCAACTGGGAATTTCAGACCCGATAGCATTCTTGGGGAGGGTGGTTTTGGGTATGTATTCAAAGGTTGGATTGATGAAAATGGGACTGGTCCTGCAAAGCCTGGTTCGGGGATCACAGTTGCTGTTAAGAGCTTGAAGCCTGATGGCCTTCAAGGTCATAGAGAATGGGTG GCTGAAGTTGACTTCCTTGGACAGCTCCATCATCCTAATCTTGTGAAACTCATTGGGTACTGCATTGAGGATGATCAACGGCTACTTGTCTATGAATTCATGACTCGTGGAAGTCTTGAAAACCATCTTTTCAGAA GAAGTATACCACTATCTTGGTTCAACAGGATGAAAATTGCACTTGGTGCAGCAAAAGGCTTAGCATTTCTTCATGGAGGTCCTGAACCTGTTATTTACAGAGACTTCAAGACATCAAACATTTTGCTTGATTCT GAATATAATGCAAAGCTGTCCGACTTCGGTCTTGCAAAAGCTGGACCTCAGGGTGACAATACACACGTCTCCACTAGGATTGTCGGGACATATGGTTACGCTGCTCCAGAATATGTAATGACAGGTCACTTGACTTCAAAGAGCGATGTCTACAGCTTCGGGGTTGTGCTTCTTGAGATTCTAACCGGAAAAAGATCTATGGATAAAAAACGTCCTAGTGGGGAGCAAAATCTTGTGACTTGGGCTAAGCCACAACTTACTGATAAAAGAAGAATCTATCAAATAGTAGACCCTCGGTTAGAGCTACATTACTCACTTAAAGGATCTCAGAAAGTTGCTCAGCTGGCTCTCAGCTGCCTCAGCCGCGACTTAAAGTCGCGCCCTTCCATGGAGGAAGTTGTGAAGGTTCTTACTTCAGTCCTAGACCTCAATGACTTTGCCATCTCGTCCTATCACTCTCGACAGGCTCATCAGACTATTAGGCGCAAGAAGAAACCCAACTATAATAATCAAGCCAGGACAATTCGTGATTCTCCAGTCACTGCCAAGCAGCATTGTCGATAA